TGTTGAATGTGTTAAGTGCGGTCACCAGATGCGAGAGGCGGATAAGCAGGCTCGCGAGCACGTTCGCAAAGACGAACAGGTGATTGGTATTTTTCATCCAGAGTAGCGATCTCCGCTGTCTTTTTTTAAGCTAAGGGGTACACGGGTGCAGAATTCCGCTACAATCTGCGCCACTATTCTTCCCATGCTCAGGAGATATCATGAAAGTAGCAAAAGACCTGGTGGTTAGCCTGGCCTATCAGGTACGTACAGAAGACGGTGTATTGGTTGATGAGTCTCCGGTAAGTGCGCCGCTCGACTACCTGCATGGTCACGGTTCCCTGATCTCTGGCCTGGAAAAAGCGCTGGAAGATCACGAAGTAGGCGATAAGTTTGACGTTGAAGTTGGCGCGAACGACGCTTACGGTCAGTACGATGAAAACCTGGTACAGCGCGTACCGAAAGACGTCTTCATGGGCGTTGAAGAGCTGCAGGTTGGCATGCGTTTCCTGGCTGAAACAGACCAGGGCCCGGTTCCGGTTGAAATCACCGAAGTTGAAGACGACCATGTCGTTGTCGACGGTAACCACATGCTGGCTGGCCAGAACCTGAAATTCCATGTTGAAGTCATTGCGCTGCGTGAAGCAACCGAAGAAGAACTGGCTCATGGCCACGTTCACGGTGCGCACGACCATCACCACGATCACGACCATGAAGGCGGTTGCTGCGGCGGCCACGGTCACGATCACGGCGACCAGGAACAGGGTAAAGGCGGTTGTGGCGGTAACGGCGGCTGCGGTTGCCACTGATCATCCACTTAGGGTGATAATAAAAAAGCGTGCATGGCACGCTTTTTTTTCATCCTGATGTTTTATATCAGTAATGTGGCGGTGGAGTTTCTTCGGTCTGTGACGCCATGTGTGACGGTTGGCTGGACTTCAGTTTTTCAACCATCAGGCGCATGTTGTCACGCATTTTGGCCATTTCCATCTCGTGGGAGGTCACCGTCTGGTTGAGGTCTTCAATGGTGATTTCCTGAAACGCCACTCGGCTCTCAAGCTCTGCCAGACGCGCTTCTAATGTTATCTCGCTCATGATTCACCTCATATGTCATCTGCGGCGGATTCTACTGGACTTTTCCTACGCGTGCAGCCACATAACGAGTCTAACGAAACTTATTTACACAAAAATAGTCTTAAAAGATTCGAGATTACAGAGCGTTCGTATGTTGATTTGTTCGACAACGATTTATAGTACGCTACTCATTTAATAAACCCTGGGGTGAGATGCCCCGGCCCTGGAGAAATGGATGAAATCACTGTTTAAAGTAACGCTTCTGGCGACAACAATGGCCGTTGCCCTGAATGCACCGCTGACTTTTGCCGCAGATGCTGCTGCAAAAACAGCTCCAGCTGCTGACGCTGCTAAAGCCGCACCGGCTAGCCTCAATGCTGCATTCAAAAACGACGACCAGCAATCTGCTTATGCACTGGGTGCATCGCTCGGTCGTTACATGGAAAATTCTCTGAAAGAACAGGAAAAACTGGGCATCAAACTGGATAAAGCTCAGCTGATCGCAGGCGTTCAGGATGCGTTTGCAGATAAGAGCAAACTGTCCGATCAGGAAATCGAGCAGACTCTGCAGACTTTCGAGACTCGCGTAAAAACTGCTGCACAGCAGAAAATGGAAAAAGACGCGACTGATAACGAAGCGAAAGGCAAAACCTTCCGCGATACCTTCGCCAAAGAAAAAGGCGTGAAAACCTCTTCTACTGGTCTGATGTATAAAGTAGAGAAAGAAGGGACCGGCGACGCGCCGAAAGACAGCGACACCGTAGTGGTAAACTACAAAGGTACGCTGATCGACGGTAAAGAGTTCGATAACTCTTACACCCGTGGCGAGCCGCTGTCATTCCGTCTGGACGGTGTAATCCCTGGCTGGACTGAAGGCCTGAAAAACATCAAGAAAGGCGGCAAGATCAAGCTGGTCATTCCACCGGATCTGGCTTACGGCAAAACTGGCGTTCCGGGTATTCCGGCTAACTCCACGCTGGTCTTCGATGTTGAGCTGCTTGACATCAAACCAGCTCCGAAAGCAGAAGCCGCTCCGGCTGCTGCCGCAGACGACAAAGCTGCAGCTGACACCAGTAAGAAATAAGTGTTTTGAAAGCCGCCGTCCGAAAGGGCGGCGGTTTTTTATTGGGCGCAATATAATTAAGACTGGAAAGCGCTAAGTACGCGTATTACTTTAGATGCCTCAATTTTGATGATGATAATGAGCCTGCCCTGACAACTAACGACAGGCTCCTGAAAAGGAGTGCTTTTTTTCATGTCCAGGTCGCTTTTAACCAACGAAACCAGTGAGCTTGATTTACTGGATCAACGTCCTTTCGACCAGACCGATTTTGATATTCTGAAATCTTACGAAGCGGTTGTGGACGGGTTAGCGATGCTCATTGGCTCCCATTGCGAAATCGTGCTGCACTCTTTGCAGGATCTCAAATGTTCCGCCATCCGTATTGCCAACGGTGAACACACCGGCCGTAAAATCGGCTCTCCTATTACTGATTTAGCGCTGCGCATGCTTCATGACATGACCGGTGCGGACAGTAGCGTTTCCAAATGCTATTTCACTCGCGCGAAAAGTGGCGTGCTGATGAAGTCGGTCACTATTGCCATCCGCAACCGTGAACAGCGTGTGATTGGGCTGCTGTGTATCAACATGAACCTTGATGTCCCGTTCTCGCAAATCATGGGCACCTTTATTCCACCGGAAATCCCGGAAGTGAACTCCCAGGTGAACTTTGCTTCCTCCGTGGAAGACCTCGTGACTCAGACGCTGGAATTCACCATCGAAGAGGTCAACGCCGATCGCAACGTTTCTAACAACGCCAAAAATCGCCAGATCGTGCTTAACCTTTACGAAAAAGGGATCTTCGATATCAAAGACGCTATTAACCAGGTCGCCGATCGTTTGAATATCTCCAAACACACCGTCTACCTCTACATCCGCCAGTTCAAAAGTGGCGATTTCCAGGGGCAAGATAAGTAATGCGTTTTGCCCTGATGGTAACGGGCCCCGCCTACGGTACACAACAGTCCAGCAGCGCATGGCAATTTGCGAACGCGGTGCTGGCAGAAGGACATGAACTCATGAGCGTGTTCTTCTATCGCGAAGGGGTTTACAACGCCAACCAGCTTACCGCGCCCGCAAACGATGAGTTTGATGTGGTGCGGGCCTGGCAGTCTCTGCATGAATTGCATGGTGTGGCGCTGCATATCTGTGTCGCCGCGGCGTTACGCCGGGGAGTGACCGATGAAACCGAAGCGAAACAGCTCGATTTGGCTGGTTTCAACCTGCAGCCTGGCTTCACGTTAAGTGGGCTGGGCGCGCTGGCAGAAGCCTCCTTGACCTGCGATCGAATGGTGCAATTCTGATGAAACGCGTAGCCTTTGTCTTTATGACTGCCCCGCACGGTAGCAGTGCTGGCAGGGAAGGGCTTGATGCGCTGCTGGCGACTTCGGCACTGACAGAAGAGATTGGCGTCTTTTTTGTCGGAGACGGCGTGTTCCAGCTTCTCAGCAACCAGCATCCTGCGACAATTCTGGCGCGCGACTACATTCCCACTTTTAAGTTGATGGCGCTTTATGACATCGAAAACTGCTGGTTATGTGCCGCTTCTCTACGCGAGCGCGGTTTAAGTGAATCTTCTTTTATTATTGAGTCAGAAATTCTGGAGCCCGATTTGCTCCGTCAGCGACTCGATGATTACGATGTGATTTTGCGATTCTGAGGTAACGATGCTGCATACTCTTAGCCACTCTCCCTGGCAACATGACATCAGCGCCCAGCTTCGTTTAGTCCGCCCGGGCGATGACCTGCTGTTGCTGTCAGACGGCGTCATTGCTGCCCTGGACGGTAGCCGCTTCCTTGATATTCTCCGCGCCGCCCCCATAACTCTGTATGCGTTAGAAGAGGACATTGAGGCTCGCGGTCTCACTGGTCAAATTTCGAGCGGTGTCGTCAGGGTTAGCTATAATGACTTCGTCAGACTCACGATCCAGCATCCCGGACAACTCACCTGGTAACAGAGATCGTTGTATATTTCTTGACACCTTTTCGGCGTGGCCCTAAAATTTCGCGTCCTCATATTATATGAGGCGGTTTATTACGTGTTTACGAAGCAAAAGCTAAAACCAGGAGCTATTTAATGGCAACAGTAAATCAGCTGGTTCGCAAACCACGCACTCGCAAAGTTGTTAAAAGCAACGTGCCTGCGCTGGAAGCCTGCCCGCAGAAACGTGGCGTATGTACTCGTGTATATACTACCACTCCTAAGAAACCTAACTCCGCACTGCGTAAAGTTTGCCGTGTGCGTCTGACTAACGGTTTCGAAGTCACCTCCTACATCGGCGGTGAAGGTCACAACCTGCAGGAACACTCCGTGATCCTGATCCGTGGCGGTCGTGTAAAAGACCTTCCGGGTGTTCGTTACCATACCGTTCGTGGTGCACTTGACTGCTCCGGCGTTAAAGACCGTAAGCAAGCTCGTTCCAAGTATGGTGTGAAGCGTCCTAAGGCTTAATGGATTCCGTTAAGTAAGGCCAAACGTTTTATATTAATGTCAAAACTAAACTCTTTGAGTTTTGGACAATCCTGAATTAACAACGGAGTATTCCCATGCCACGTCGTCGCGTCATTGGTCAGCGTAAAATCCTGCCGGATCCTAAGTTCGGATCAGAACTGCTGGCTAAATTTGTCAACATCCTGATGGTAGATGGTAAAAAATCTACTGCAGAATCAATCGTATACAGCGCGCTGGAGACCCTGGCTCAGCGTTCTGGAAAAAATGAACTGGAAGCTTTCGAAGTCGCTCTCGACAACGTGCGCCCGACTGTAGAAGTTAAGTCTCGCCGCGTTGGTGGTTCTACTTATCAGGTTCCAGTTGAAGTTCGTCCGGTTCGTCGTAATGCCCTGGCAATGCGTTGGATCGTAGAAGCTGCTCGTAAACGCGGTGATAAATCAATGGCCCTGCGTCTGGCGAACGAACTCACTGATGCTGCAGACAACAAAGGTACTGCAGTTAAGAAACGTGAAGACGTTCACCGTATGGCAGAAGCCAACAAGGCGTTCGCTCACTACCGTTGGTAATCCCTTCGGAGTGTTAGTCCCCAGGCGAGCGCTTCAGGTAAGTTGCTCGCTTTGGGTTACTCAAATGAACGTCCCAGGATATAGAGGAATCAAATGGCTCGTAAAACACCCATTGAGCGTTACCGTAACATCGGTATCAGTGCTCACATCGACGCCGGTAAAACCACTACTACCGAACGTGTTCTGTTCTACACCGGTGTAAACCACAAAATCGGTGAAGTACACGACGGCGCCGCAACCATGGACTGGATGGAGCAGGAGCAGGAACGTGGTATTACCATCACGTCCGCTGCGACGACCTGTTTCTGGTCAGGTATGGCTAAGCAGTTCGAACCACACCACATCAACATCATCGACACCCCGGGCCACGTTGACTTCACCATCGAAGTTGAACGTTCCATGCGTGTTCTTGATGGCGCGGTAATGGTTTACTGTGCAGTTGGTGGTGTTCAGCCACAGTCTGAGACCGTATGGCGTCAGGCAAACAAATATAAAGTTCCACGTATCGCGTTCGTTAACAAAATGGACCGTATGGGTGCTAACTTCCTGAAAGTTGTTGATCAGATTGAAAAACGTCTGGGCGCAACTCCGGTGCCTCTGCAACTGGCAATCGGTGCGGAAGAGAAATTCACCGGTGTTGTTGACCTGGTGAAGATGAAAGCAATCAACTGGAACGAAGCAGATCAGGGCGTAACCTTCGAATACGAAGATATCCCAGCTGATATGCAAGATCTGGCTGAAGAATGGCATCAGAAACTGGTTGAAGCCGCTGCTGAAGGTTCTGACGAACTGATGGAGAAATTCTTTGGTGGCGAAGAGCTGACTGAAGAAGAAATCAAAACTTCTCTGCGTAAGCGCGTACTGAACAACGAAATTATCCTGGTTACCTGTGGTTCTGCGTTTAAAAACAAAGGCGTACAGGCGATGTTGGATGCGGTTGTTGAATACCTGCCAGCGCCGACTGATGTGACCGCGATTAACGGTATCCTGGACGACGGTAAAGACACTCCAGCAGTTCGCCATTCTGACGACAACGAGCCGTTTGCTGCTCTGGCGTTCAAAATCGCAACTGACCCATTCGTGGGTAACCTGACCTTCTTCCGCGTTTACTCTGGCGTAGTTAACTCTGGTGACACCGTGTTCAACCCGGTGAAATCAGCACGTGAGCGTCTGGGCCGTATCGTACAGATGCACGCCAACAAACGTGAAGAGATCAAAGAAGTTCGCGCTGGTGACATCGCTGCAGCTATCGGTCTGAAAGAAGTCACTACTGGTGATACCCTGTGTGATCAGGACAATGTGATCATTCTGGAGCGTATGGAATTCCCTGAACCGGTAATCTCCATCGCCGTTGAACCAAAAACCAAAGCTGACCAGGAAAAAATGGGTCTGGCTCTGGGTCGTCTGGCTAAAGAAGATCCATCATTCCGTGTATGGACTGATGAAGAAACCAACCAGACCATCATCGCTGGTATGGGTGAGCTGCACCTCGACATCATCGTTGACCGCATGAAGCGTGAATTCAACGTTGAAGCGAACGTCGGTAAACCTCAGGTTGCTTACCGCGAAGCGATTCGCGCGAAAGTTACCGATATCGAAGGTAAACACGCCAAGCAGTCTGGTGGTCGTGGTCAGTACGGTCATGTTGTTATCGACATGTACCCACTGGAGCCGGGCTCAAATCCGAAAGGTTACGAGTTCGTCAACGACATCAAAGGTGGTGTAATTCCTGGTGAATTCATCCCTGCCGTTGATAAAGGCCTCCAGGAGCAGCTGAAAGCTGGTCCACTGGCTGGTTACCCGGTTGTTGATCTCGGCGTGCGTCTGCACTTCGGTTCATACCATGACGTTGACTCCTCTGAGCTGGCGTTTAAACTGGCTGCTTCTATCGCCTTCAAAGATGGCTTTAAGAAAGCAAAACCAGTTCTGCTTGAGCCTATCATGAAGGTTGAAGTTGAAACTCCAGAAGAGAACACCGGTGATGTTATCGGTGACCTTAGCCGTCGTCGTGGTCAGCTGAAAGGTCAGGAATCTAACGCTACTGGCGTTCAGATTCACGCTGAAGTTCCGCTGTCTGAAATGTTCGGATATGCAACTCAGCTGCGTTCTCTGACCAAAGGTCGTGCTTCTTACTCCATGGAGTTCCTGAAGTACGACGACGCGCCGAACAACGTTGCTCAGGCCGTTATCGAAGCTCGTGGCAAATAAGCCGCAAGGTTAAAACTAATGTCCCGTGCTCTCTCCTTGAGGGGAGAGCACTATAGTAAGGAATATAGCCGTGTCTAAAGAAAAATTTGAACGTACAAAACCGCACGTCAACGTTGGTACTATCGGCCACGTCGACCATGGTAAAACTACTCTGACTGCAGCAATCACCTCCGTACTGGCTAAGACCTACGGCGGTTCTGCTCGCGCATTCGACCAGATCGATAACGCACCAGAAGAAAAAGCTCGTGGTATCACCATCAACACTTCCCACGTTGAATATGACACCCCGACTCGCCACTACGCACACGTAGACTGCCCAGGCCACGCCGACTATGTTAAAAACATGATCACCGGTGCTGCGCAGATGGATGGCGCTATCCTGGTTGTTGCTGCGACTGATGGCCCTATGCCACAGACTCGTGAGCACATCCTGCTGGGTCGTCAGGTAGGCGTTCCTTTCATCATCGTGTTCCTGAACAAATGTGACATGGTTGATGACGAAGAGCTGCTGGAACTGGTTGAGATGGAAGTTCGTGAACTCCTGTCCCAGTACGATTTCCCAGGCGACGACACTCCTATCGTTCGTGGTTCCGCGCTGAAAGCGCTGGAAGGCGAAGCTGAGTGGGAAGCTAAAATCATCGAACTGGCTGGCTTCCTGGATTCTTACATCCCAGAACCAGAACGTGCGATCGACAAGCCATTCCTGCTGCCAATCGAAGACGTATTCTCCATCTCCGGCCGTGGTACTGTTGTTACCGGTCGTGTAGAGCGCGGTATCGTTAAAGTTGGTGAAGAAGTAGAAATCGTTGGTATCAAAGAAACTGCGAAAACTACCTGTACTGGCGTTGAAATGTTCCGCAAACTGCTGGACGAAGGCCGTGCTGGTGAGAACGTTGGTGTTCTGCTGCGTGGTATCAAACGTGAAGAAATCGAACGTGGTCAGGTTCTGGCCAAGCCGGGTTCAATCAACCCGCACACCAAGTTCGAATCTGAAGTGTACATCCTGTCCAAAGATGAAGGCGGCCGTCATACTCCGTTCTTCAAAGGCTACCGTCCACAGTTCTACTTCCGTACAACTGACGTGACCGGTACCATCGAACTGCCAGAAGGCGTTGAGATGGTAATGCCAGGCGACAACATCAAAATGGTTGTTACCTTGATCCACCCAATCGCGATGGATGACGGTCTGCGTTTCGCAATCCGTGAAGGCGGCCGTACTGTAGGCGCGGGCGTTGTTGCTAAAGTTATCAGCTAATCAATAAAACCCTGTTAAGGGATATTGATTATGAATGCCAGCCACTGAAAAGTGGTTGGCATTTTTTTTACACAAACATTTACGTCTCCCTATTTCCTGTTACAGACCCATCATTGATTTGCAAAAGTCGTCCCATTCGTGTGCTTAATATATTTCCTCTTAGATATACTTATTACTTTTATTCTCGGAGTGGAATATAGACTTCTTTTATATATTTGCCGCATTGCCCTATGTTTAGGGATGGTTTGTTTTTTTAATTAAACATATTAACTTTCAATATTGGTTTGAGGATATCCTTAAAACTAGTCTCGCTTAATGACTCTTTAAGTGATGGTGTATTGACAATATATATACGTGCTGCCAGCATTCTACATTAGAAGTACCGCTCACTATTTACTTCTACGGCATTATCACTTCTCTCTTATCATCAATATTTTATATGTAGTTAATTTATTCTGATTTATACATTTAAGAAGGAATTTAAAATGAATTTTAAAAAACAGACGCTCGCGGTGTTAATGGCTCTCGCCTTAGCCCCCTTTGCTGCGTCAGCGGCTACATTAACAGCAGACGATCAAAGCAATACCATTACTGGCCTTGATTCAAGCCAGATGATCTCAAAGGACAATGGTAATACCTGACTGGCTTATACCAGCGAAACTCAGAACAATTTCCCAGGTACTGAAACGGTAGTTGTTGCCGTTAAAGATAATTTGGCGATCACTTCAGAAAATTATGACCCAACGATGTCGTATCCGACGGCCGGAACTATTGTTCGCTATAACGGCTATTACTGGACCAGCAAGTGGTGGGTGAATCCTGGTGAAGTACCGGGTGGGAATGAAGTATGGCAAAAAGGAGCGGCAATAAATATTCAGACGCTGGGTACCTTTGAATTCTTGCCTTACACCGGTCAGGCAGCAATTGATTTCCAGAACGACCAGAAAGCAAAGCTGGCTGCGATGCGTAAAATCATCGGTTATTTCCCAGAATGGGGCGTGTATGATGCCCACAATAACTTCACGCCAGATAAAATTGACTACTCCACGTTGACCGAAATTAACTATGGTTTCGCGGTTGTCAAAAATGGCGAAGTCACCATGCATGATACTGAAAAAGGTCCGGGCCTCATTAAAGAATTGAATGAGCGTACCGAAGCTGCTGGTGTCAGACATATCATTTCTGTA
This DNA window, taken from Scandinavium goeteborgense, encodes the following:
- a CDS encoding YheV family putative zinc ribbon protein; protein product: MAVRKRFIAGAKCPACQAQDSLAIWRENNVDIVECVKCGHQMREADKQAREHVRKDEQVIGIFHPE
- the slyD gene encoding peptidylprolyl isomerase, with the protein product MKVAKDLVVSLAYQVRTEDGVLVDESPVSAPLDYLHGHGSLISGLEKALEDHEVGDKFDVEVGANDAYGQYDENLVQRVPKDVFMGVEELQVGMRFLAETDQGPVPVEITEVEDDHVVVDGNHMLAGQNLKFHVEVIALREATEEELAHGHVHGAHDHHHDHDHEGGCCGGHGHDHGDQEQGKGGCGGNGGCGCH
- a CDS encoding protein SlyX, whose product is MSEITLEARLAELESRVAFQEITIEDLNQTVTSHEMEMAKMRDNMRLMVEKLKSSQPSHMASQTEETPPPHY
- the fkpA gene encoding FKBP-type peptidyl-prolyl cis-trans isomerase is translated as MKSLFKVTLLATTMAVALNAPLTFAADAAAKTAPAADAAKAAPASLNAAFKNDDQQSAYALGASLGRYMENSLKEQEKLGIKLDKAQLIAGVQDAFADKSKLSDQEIEQTLQTFETRVKTAAQQKMEKDATDNEAKGKTFRDTFAKEKGVKTSSTGLMYKVEKEGTGDAPKDSDTVVVNYKGTLIDGKEFDNSYTRGEPLSFRLDGVIPGWTEGLKNIKKGGKIKLVIPPDLAYGKTGVPGIPANSTLVFDVELLDIKPAPKAEAAPAAAADDKAAADTSKK
- a CDS encoding helix-turn-helix transcriptional regulator; the protein is MSRSLLTNETSELDLLDQRPFDQTDFDILKSYEAVVDGLAMLIGSHCEIVLHSLQDLKCSAIRIANGEHTGRKIGSPITDLALRMLHDMTGADSSVSKCYFTRAKSGVLMKSVTIAIRNREQRVIGLLCINMNLDVPFSQIMGTFIPPEIPEVNSQVNFASSVEDLVTQTLEFTIEEVNADRNVSNNAKNRQIVLNLYEKGIFDIKDAINQVADRLNISKHTVYLYIRQFKSGDFQGQDK
- the tusD gene encoding sulfurtransferase complex subunit TusD; the encoded protein is MRFALMVTGPAYGTQQSSSAWQFANAVLAEGHELMSVFFYREGVYNANQLTAPANDEFDVVRAWQSLHELHGVALHICVAAALRRGVTDETEAKQLDLAGFNLQPGFTLSGLGALAEASLTCDRMVQF
- the tusC gene encoding sulfurtransferase complex subunit TusC; this encodes MKRVAFVFMTAPHGSSAGREGLDALLATSALTEEIGVFFVGDGVFQLLSNQHPATILARDYIPTFKLMALYDIENCWLCAASLRERGLSESSFIIESEILEPDLLRQRLDDYDVILRF
- the tusB gene encoding sulfurtransferase complex subunit TusB, with translation MLHTLSHSPWQHDISAQLRLVRPGDDLLLLSDGVIAALDGSRFLDILRAAPITLYALEEDIEARGLTGQISSGVVRVSYNDFVRLTIQHPGQLTW
- the rpsL gene encoding 30S ribosomal protein S12 — protein: MATVNQLVRKPRTRKVVKSNVPALEACPQKRGVCTRVYTTTPKKPNSALRKVCRVRLTNGFEVTSYIGGEGHNLQEHSVILIRGGRVKDLPGVRYHTVRGALDCSGVKDRKQARSKYGVKRPKA
- the rpsG gene encoding 30S ribosomal protein S7 encodes the protein MPRRRVIGQRKILPDPKFGSELLAKFVNILMVDGKKSTAESIVYSALETLAQRSGKNELEAFEVALDNVRPTVEVKSRRVGGSTYQVPVEVRPVRRNALAMRWIVEAARKRGDKSMALRLANELTDAADNKGTAVKKREDVHRMAEANKAFAHYRW
- the fusA gene encoding elongation factor G, which gives rise to MARKTPIERYRNIGISAHIDAGKTTTTERVLFYTGVNHKIGEVHDGAATMDWMEQEQERGITITSAATTCFWSGMAKQFEPHHINIIDTPGHVDFTIEVERSMRVLDGAVMVYCAVGGVQPQSETVWRQANKYKVPRIAFVNKMDRMGANFLKVVDQIEKRLGATPVPLQLAIGAEEKFTGVVDLVKMKAINWNEADQGVTFEYEDIPADMQDLAEEWHQKLVEAAAEGSDELMEKFFGGEELTEEEIKTSLRKRVLNNEIILVTCGSAFKNKGVQAMLDAVVEYLPAPTDVTAINGILDDGKDTPAVRHSDDNEPFAALAFKIATDPFVGNLTFFRVYSGVVNSGDTVFNPVKSARERLGRIVQMHANKREEIKEVRAGDIAAAIGLKEVTTGDTLCDQDNVIILERMEFPEPVISIAVEPKTKADQEKMGLALGRLAKEDPSFRVWTDEETNQTIIAGMGELHLDIIVDRMKREFNVEANVGKPQVAYREAIRAKVTDIEGKHAKQSGGRGQYGHVVIDMYPLEPGSNPKGYEFVNDIKGGVIPGEFIPAVDKGLQEQLKAGPLAGYPVVDLGVRLHFGSYHDVDSSELAFKLAASIAFKDGFKKAKPVLLEPIMKVEVETPEENTGDVIGDLSRRRGQLKGQESNATGVQIHAEVPLSEMFGYATQLRSLTKGRASYSMEFLKYDDAPNNVAQAVIEARGK
- the tuf gene encoding elongation factor Tu produces the protein MSKEKFERTKPHVNVGTIGHVDHGKTTLTAAITSVLAKTYGGSARAFDQIDNAPEEKARGITINTSHVEYDTPTRHYAHVDCPGHADYVKNMITGAAQMDGAILVVAATDGPMPQTREHILLGRQVGVPFIIVFLNKCDMVDDEELLELVEMEVRELLSQYDFPGDDTPIVRGSALKALEGEAEWEAKIIELAGFLDSYIPEPERAIDKPFLLPIEDVFSISGRGTVVTGRVERGIVKVGEEVEIVGIKETAKTTCTGVEMFRKLLDEGRAGENVGVLLRGIKREEIERGQVLAKPGSINPHTKFESEVYILSKDEGGRHTPFFKGYRPQFYFRTTDVTGTIELPEGVEMVMPGDNIKMVVTLIHPIAMDDGLRFAIREGGRTVGAGVVAKVIS